In Anthocerotibacter panamensis C109, the sequence CAGGTCGAATAAAGTTGAAACACGCCCAGACCTTGAGGCTCCATGTTTAGTAACGTCCGGCAACGACTCCTGCTCAATAACCTGCTGGTCCTAGAGAGTATCCTCCTGGTCTTCTGCGTGGCGGTCTATGTATTCTTTAGCCACATTCTCTACGCCCAGATGGATGAACGCTTGATGTTACTGGCTCGGGCCGTGGCAGCCTATGGGGAAGACGAGATCTCCGAGGTGAGCGCTAATCGGCCTATCCCACTCAAGGAAGCTGAGGAGCAGATAGTACCGGGCCGGGGCGCTCGTATCCAATGGCTCGATGTCCGGGGGCAGGTTCTGGCCTCCCAGGGTAGTTTGGAGCTGGGACCGTTCCCGCTCCAAACAGGCACTTTCTACACCCAGGTACATCCTGAACGGGCACGCGTCTACAGTCTGGCTTCCCGTGAGCCCACCGGTAGAGCACGCTATGTTCAGGTTGCACTAGCGCTTGCTCCCTACGACCAACAGGTAAATCGCCTGTTGGCTGGGCTGGCTGGAGCTCTTGTTCTCACCCTGGGGTCCGGTGCCCTGGCGGGGGTGTGGCTGACCCGTCAGGCGATGCGCCCCATTGAGGCGGGGTATGCGCGTCTCAGGCAGTTCACCGCCGATGCGTCTCATGAACTTCGCTCTCCCCTGACCGTCATCAAGACCAACTGCGCTGTCGCCCGCACCCATCAGGCTCAACTCACCTCCCAGGAGATGCACGACACCCTGACCGGGATAGAAGATGCCACCGATAGTATGGCCCAACTGGTCAAAGACCTGCTCTTGCT encodes:
- a CDS encoding sensor histidine kinase, coding for MFSNVRQRLLLNNLLVLESILLVFCVAVYVFFSHILYAQMDERLMLLARAVAAYGEDEISEVSANRPIPLKEAEEQIVPGRGARIQWLDVRGQVLASQGSLELGPFPLQTGTFYTQVHPERARVYSLASREPTGRARYVQVALALAPYDQQVNRLLAGLAGALVLTLGSGALAGVWLTRQAMRPIEAGYARLRQFTADASHELRSPLTVIKTNCAVARTHQAQLTSQEMHDTLTGIEDATDSMAQLVKDLLLLARADDPGTVLSASRYPVDLEDLVGEVIEDLSPVAQQRNVQLAYRVRAHPIVLAEPQALVRLFRNLIENALQYTAPAGQVTVVLEEAQQALLMVQDTGIGIAPEHLKHVFDRFWRADRARSQRTGGTGLGLAIARTIAQAHGGDITVTSTLNTGSTFAVHLPIHHGAEST